ACCGTACGGTGCATACTTTAAAAATAGCGTCATGATCACTAAAACCAAGACTAATGTGCCTACACCTAACAGAATATCCATTTCCCAAAAACCTCTCTCTATGTTTATTTTATTTTCAGACCATAAACATCGTACACCCTTAAGAAAACGTTTTCAACTTTTATCTGTTATCAAATCAAATATTTAAGTGAAATATTTCATATTTGTGAAAGATTTTTAAAATGGATTGTTTCAAAAACTACTTATGTTGTCGTTAATATTTACTAATTAACTTTTTACTCTATATTTCAAACAGTTGTGTGACAGTTTTTTGATAACTTTTTTACATCTGAAAGTAAGTAATATTTCTAAAAACTTTTAATATTCATACACTTTATCTTTCGAGCTATTTATTTTTTGTTTTTGTGCTGTGTTTATAAAACCGCACACTATATTCAAAAATAACTTATTACACATATATTTGCAATAAGATAATTAAAGTAGGATATTATTTTTAGTTTTCTGATAGGAATGATGATAGTCTATAGGTTGAATCTTTACTTTTTTTTAAAGCTAAATTTACATCAACTTAACAATGGTTGGTTATACTGAAGATGAAAATATTTAGTATAACTTAGTGGAGGCGATAAAGGTGCAATTGAGTCATTCCGTTAAAGTTGCAATTTCTATCTATTTAGCACTTATCTTTATAACGTTCACTTCTTATTTAGTCATTATTTTATATACGAGTATGACTGGACATGATGTATCACATTTCGTGTTAGATAGTCAGCATTCTCATCATGGATCTCTTACGCAAAAACATTTGAGTCTTCCTGAAATCTCATTTAAATAGTTTATCCTCTGTGTTTCAACATTCATTTCCCATATCGATTCATTTATCTATCATCTAGACCACTACATCTTAGATGATTTTTTTATTTTCTCATTTCACTCTTTCTTAAAAGTCGATATAATGAATTAAATCATTATCATACACCGACATATTTTATGTTGTTGGTGTTAAGTTTTAAAGGGGTGAGATACTTGGCGAATAATCATTCAGCTTTGCGTTTAAAAGGAATTATACTTGCCATTGTCGGTGCTTGTTTATGGGGATTAGGTGGTACTGTTTCTGATTTCTTGTTCAAATATAAGAATATTAATGTCGATTGGTACGTCACTGCTCGACTTGTAGTCAGTGGTGTTTTCTTACTTATTATGTACAAAATGATGCAACCCAAACGTTCAATATTTAGCGTATTCCAAGATCGACGTATGTTAGGCAAATTACTTATCTTCAGTATACTGGGCATGTTAGTAGTACAATATGCTTATATGGCATCTATTAATACAGGTAATGCTGCGATTGCAACATTACTACAATACATTGCGCCAGTTTATATTATTATTTGGTTTGTCATAAGAGGCGTTGCAAAACTAACATTATTTGATGTGCTTGCTATTATCATGACACTATTAGGAACATTTTTATTATTAACAAATGGTTCATTTTCTAATTTAGTCGTCAATCCTGCAAGTTTATTCTGGGGTATTTTAGCTGGTGTAGCACTCGCTTTTTACACAATTTATCCTTCAGACCTACTTAACCGCTTCGGTTCGATTCTAATTGTCGGGTGGGCAATGCTTATTTCTGGTGTTGCGATGAATTTACGCCATCCAATTTGGCACATTGATATCACTAAATGGGACATATCAATTATATTATTTTTAATCTTTGGTATTATCGGTGGTACCGCACTCGCATTTTATTTCTTTATCGACAGTTTACAATACATATCAGCGAAAGAAACAACATTATTCGGAACTGTTGAACCTGTCGTAGCCGTTATCGCAAGCAGTCTATGGTTACATGTGGCATTCAAACCATTTCAAATCGTAGGCATCATTCTTATTATGATTTTAATTTTATTACTATCACTTAAAAGACAACCTGAAACATTAGATGAATAAGAAAACTCTGATAATCACTTTAGCAAGTAACTATTATTTAACAACGTAGTTACCTTATAGGTGATATCAGAGTTTTTTATTTTAGTTAATAATATTTTTCACTTGGTATAAAAAGCGTCGTCGCTCTGGTATCGGAAATACTGGATAAATATGGAATTGGTAATATCCAGGTATAAAGTCATGTTCGATACCTTTCGCACTCAACAATTGCGATAAGTTCAAAGCATCTGGGTACAGTACTTCTTTTGTACCAACAGTTAATGTAATACGACCTAAACCATCTAAGTCACCATTAATTGGTGATACTTTGTAGTTATCTAAAGGTGTGTCCCCTGCCCATTGTTCAGCTAAGAACACACTGCCATCCACACCTACCATTGGGTCTTTCTTTAAGTAGTCAGGAATTTCAGGATGCTGCATCGTTGCATCTAAAACTGGTGAAATTAATACAATATGTCCTGGTTGCACAATATGTTTTTCTTTTAACAATTGAGCAAATGATAAAGCAATTTGACCGCCCGCAGAGTCACCCATTACAACGATTTGTTTAGAATCTGCTACTTGATTCAATAAATCATGGTACAACTTTTCAAAAAGCACATACGTCGCTTGATAATCTTGATGCGGAATCTTCGGATATACTGGCATGATGACTTTAGCATTGAGTGTTTCTGCAAGTTCATCAATAAATTCGAAATGAATTTTGAGTGGGTCTTGGAACCATGCGCCTCCATGTGCATATAATACAACGCGTTGATGCTTATCTTGTTTATCGTTAACGGTATAAACGGTTGAACCGAAGTGCTTATCCACTTTTACTGGCATCTTAAACTGATAATTGGTTCCCTCATATTCGCCTGCTGTCTGTGGCGCCATTTTTTCTAATGCTTTCATCGCTTCTTCTTTATACATAAAACGACGCTTAGCTCTAGATAATCGTATACCTTGTTCTAACATATAACTTTTCACACTGCGTTTTTCTTTAATTCTAATATGTGCGTATGCTGCAACTAAAAATCCAAACGCAAGTGTAGACCATTTTTTACGCATTTGTCGTCACTCCTCTTTGATGATTTCTACTATAGTTCTACTGTACCATGCTGATTCTAATTACTACCAATATTTACTGGGAAATAAGTTATGATGTCTACATAATCTTAGCAATGCTAATCATTTGCGATATTAATGCTCATCGACATCGTTATTTACACTATCATTCATTTGCTTAAGATGATGTTCAAAACGTTGCATATCGATAAAACGCCCTTGACGATGCATTTCTTTTCCATTCATAAAAATTAAATCCACAGGTACAGTGAAAATATTTAATTCTCCAGCAATAGCTTCCACCTGACTTTGATTAATCACAGCTAATGGCACATTGGGATATGATTGCATCAAGTCTTCAATTTGTGGTAAAACGGCATGACACACGCTACACTGATCGCGCATGACATGTACAACTGCTAACGGATATTGATGAATAAATTCACGGAATGCTTCGACACTATTTAATTGCTTAACCATTTCGAACACCTTCTTACTTTTTATATTTTAAAATGAAGTCATTATTTTGTTGCTAAAATGTCTTGAAACACTTGTGGCACAGAGGTTATCTTCTTATCACTCAATCTGTAAAAACCGCCTGTCTGTGTACCAATACAATGCACGCCATGTGCGGACACAATTTCAAACTGAAACACCCATTTCATCTTGCTTGCTTTAACTAAGTAAATACGACCTACTGGTTTGTCATGTATTGTGACAGGTACTTTATACTCTGCTTCCGTTTTCATAAGTATAGGTGAAATGCCTTGATTGATCATTGTTGAGTAATTCATGTGCTGATTAATAAACGCTGTTCTCAAATCTTCGAACCATCTAATATAAACGATATTACTAACGACACCCATCGCATCAATGTCGTAACCATTCACTTCGATTTCTTTCTCTGCAACTAATAGACCTTCTGTTGTCATAATGACAAATCTCCTTATCTTACAAATAGATTTAAAATCATGTTAATTTATTTTTATTACTTTCATGATAAAAATACAAGCAATTGAACTTTATTACGGAAAATCAAACTTTTCAATGAGACTATTAATTTGGCTAGTCGCGAAGATGCATTTTTCTAAAATGTGACAAAAACATAAGCAATGTTTTCTATATCTAACACTAATATTTAACTTATTATCATCAACACACCTGCTATACATCATTGCGCACTAAAAAGGCAGTAGCTTCATTTTAAGCTACTGCCTTTTGTAACGTATTCT
The genomic region above belongs to Staphylococcus aureus and contains:
- a CDS encoding DMT family transporter codes for the protein MRYLANNHSALRLKGIILAIVGACLWGLGGTVSDFLFKYKNINVDWYVTARLVVSGVFLLIMYKMMQPKRSIFSVFQDRRMLGKLLIFSILGMLVVQYAYMASINTGNAAIATLLQYIAPVYIIIWFVIRGVAKLTLFDVLAIIMTLLGTFLLLTNGSFSNLVVNPASLFWGILAGVALAFYTIYPSDLLNRFGSILIVGWAMLISGVAMNLRHPIWHIDITKWDISIILFLIFGIIGGTALAFYFFIDSLQYISAKETTLFGTVEPVVAVIASSLWLHVAFKPFQIVGIILIMILILLLSLKRQPETLDE
- a CDS encoding alpha/beta hydrolase fold domain-containing protein, with product MRKKWSTLAFGFLVAAYAHIRIKEKRSVKSYMLEQGIRLSRAKRRFMYKEEAMKALEKMAPQTAGEYEGTNYQFKMPVKVDKHFGSTVYTVNDKQDKHQRVVLYAHGGAWFQDPLKIHFEFIDELAETLNAKVIMPVYPKIPHQDYQATYVLFEKLYHDLLNQVADSKQIVVMGDSAGGQIALSFAQLLKEKHIVQPGHIVLISPVLDATMQHPEIPDYLKKDPMVGVDGSVFLAEQWAGDTPLDNYKVSPINGDLDGLGRITLTVGTKEVLYPDALNLSQLLSAKGIEHDFIPGYYQFHIYPVFPIPERRRFLYQVKNIIN
- a CDS encoding thioredoxin family protein; translation: MVKQLNSVEAFREFIHQYPLAVVHVMRDQCSVCHAVLPQIEDLMQSYPNVPLAVINQSQVEAIAGELNIFTVPVDLIFMNGKEMHRQGRFIDMQRFEHHLKQMNDSVNNDVDEH
- a CDS encoding thioesterase family protein, whose amino-acid sequence is MTTEGLLVAEKEIEVNGYDIDAMGVVSNIVYIRWFEDLRTAFINQHMNYSTMINQGISPILMKTEAEYKVPVTIHDKPVGRIYLVKASKMKWVFQFEIVSAHGVHCIGTQTGGFYRLSDKKITSVPQVFQDILATK